In Anaerolineae bacterium, the genomic window CTTTGCTTGCTCCCAAAAAGAACAACGCAGTTTCGTTCGTTTATGCTGTTTTTAATGTTCATTATGTCAATGCAAAAGTCGAGTATTAACTTTTCTGTGCACTATTTTAGCAGACAGGCATACCCTTGTCAATTTTTTATTATGGTAAACCAAGAGCCAATTTTAATGGTTAGGGACCGCCGCCTGTTTCGGTTGTGGCTTCTGCGGAGGCAGTGGCGGTAGCGGCGACAGCAGTAGCCGTGGCCGCAGTGTCTGCTTCTGCGGTGGCGGTAGCGGCAGCAGCCGTGGCGGTGGCATTGGCGGCAACGGTGGCCGTGGCCGCGGCAGCCGTAGCGGTGGCATTGGCGGCAGCGGTGGCAGTAGCAGCGGTGGCAGTAGCAGCGGTGGCAGTAGCAGCGGTGGCAGTAGCATTGGCAGCAGCAGTGGCGGTGGCCGCGACAGCCGTAGCATTGGCGGCAGCGGTGGCCGTGGCCGCCACGGCCGTGGCATTGGCGGCGGTAGCGGTAGCCGCGGCGGCCGCGGCGGTAGCATTGGCAGCCGCGGTGGCTGTGATCGCGGCAGCTGTAGCATTGCCAACGGCCGTGGCGGTAGCCGCCACGGCCGTAGCCGTAGCCGCAGCATTTACCGTGGGCGTGGGCGAGGCAGTGCTGGTTGGCGTTAAAGTGCCGGTTGGGGTAGAGGTGGGTGGTATGGTATTGGTGGGTGAAGGCGTGGCGGTGGGCGGAACAGAGGTGGGGGTATCAGATGGCGCAGCGGTAGGG contains:
- a CDS encoding AAA family ATPase translates to MSLNQWLGDLPKDKRNIYFVLLGIIIVTIPCYCLGITFLASAPPAELSTPTPFGFTFTPTPTPTVQNTPSPTLTIIESEPSNTPTLTLEPTPTQSFPTAAPSDTPTSVPPTATPSPTNTIPPTSTPTGTLTPTSTASPTPTVNAAATATAVAATATAVGNATAAAITATAAANATAAAAAATATAANATAVAATATAAANATAVAATATAAANATATAATATAATATAATATAAANATATAAAATATVAANATATAAAATATAEADTAATATAVAATATASAEATTETGGGP